A region of the Thamnophis elegans isolate rThaEle1 chromosome 1, rThaEle1.pri, whole genome shotgun sequence genome:
CTCACAACCAGCAAAGAAAGAATGCTTTAGCCTATTGTAGTTGTGGTTGAATTCAGAGTGACTGGGTAAGTTGAGGATGTTTGGGGGCTTTCTGGTTTATCAGAATAGTGTAAGAATCTCAAAATTGTTTGAGATGGAGAAACTATTATTGATAGATAAAATTCCATGCCTTCCTTCTAAGGACTTATTTTAGGTCACAAATACTAGCTTCCTTTCATTTATAGAATTTGATTCGATTGTTCTTCAATTAAATGAAGAAacattaatattataatatactgTATCATCAGAATATTGACAATGACATACCCAGTTTTATCTTCttagaatttaattttaaatcctCTTTCCAATATCTTATTTAACATCACAGAAAATAGTTTATGTAGTTGAAATGTTAAGAGAAAATGTAACATTGAgtactatattttattttcacagtGTTAATGGGAAATAGCACATGGGTGACAGAATTCATACTCACTGGGTTGACAGAGGATCCACACTTGCAGCTGATCCTTTTTGTgatattttttactgtttataCCATCACCTTGATGGGAAACGTGGGCATGATTGTCTTAATCAGAACCAGTCGTCAACTCCACACACCAATGTACTTTTTCCTTACCAGCTTATCTTTCCTGgatacctgttattcaacaacaGTGACCCCAAACTTTCTATCCAATCTTTTGAAACAGAAGAAGTCCATTTCCTTTGCAAGTTGCTTTACACAGCTTTACTTTTATGCCCTTTTTGCCACTACAGAAAGCTACCTCCTAGCTGTGATGGCCTATGATCGCTATGTGGCAATCTGCAATCCACTACTCTATTTGATCACAATGTCCCAAAGGAAGTGTGCTCAACTGATATCAGTTGCCTACATTGCTGGGATCATTAATGCTTCTATTCACACAATGGCTGCAACTAGACTGTCTTTCTGTGGCCCAAACATCATTAAGAGTTTTTATTGTGAGGGCCCTCCCCTTTTTGCTCTTTCCTGCTCAGATATCAGTCTTAATTATCTGTTGGTTTTTATTCTTGTTGGCTTTAATTTAATAGCAACAAGCATGACTGTTCTCACATCTTATGCCTATATCCTGGTTACCATTTTAAAGATCCATTCTGCTGCAAGCCGTAAGAAAGCCTTCTCCACTTGTACATCTCACCTCATGGTCATCACCATTTTCTACGGATGTCTCAGCTTTATGTATGTACGGCCAAGCTCTAGGTCAAATTATAATCTAGACCAAATGGCCTCTGTGTTCTATGTAGTGGTAACCCCCATGCTCAACCCATTAATCTACAGCATGAGGAACCAGGAGGTAAGGCGTGCTTTCAGAAATATCCTAGAAAGGAAATTTCATGTTCAACAGTTTTAAGAGTcattgctttttgccaaaatttaattttatataaagGCTCTTCTATTAGCAAACATTTTTTCATTGGGTCTCATTAAATAATAAACCATTATGCTGTACAGTTTCCTTAGGGCTCTGATAGTAACTATATATTTACTTttgagtttaaaaaaatgaaatttgtaaTCTTAAAAAATTGTCCTATTTTGGGGTAGCTATCATGCCTAAATTATTATCATTTAGAAAGGAATAACAGACTTTGCTCTTTGCTGTTTACAAAGCAAGGAGCTGAGCACGGacaggaggaaaaaagaacagaGAGAATATGTTCTTCAGAGTTAGAACAAGCTGGCATTTATATTTGGTTTCATCCAGGCTGATCTCCCCTTTTTAGTGTTCTTAGCTGAGTAGCAGTTATTCAAGCATATCAAGCTATTGTTCTTGTGTACCTCAGTACCATGGCAAATGCTACTTGGGTGCAAATGTAGTCCTTTTTGGTAAGGACAAATTTTATAGGGTACATAAGTTATTTCAGCTTGCTTTAACAAGCTTCCTGAAATCTACTTTTAAAGGAGAAGTTACCCATTCTAAGGGGAAATAATCTGTAAACTCAAATCGAACCCTGCTGTGCTAAACACTGGGAATTTATGAATATGTTTATAAGTAACTGACCATGGGAACATGTGAAAACTAGAAGGGAAATCAAAACTTTGTGCCTTTTGTGCAGGCAACGCCTACTTCCATTTTGTTGAATTAAGATCAGCAGCAACAAAGCCAGACAGCACAAAGGGAGTTTGCAAGTCCCATTACACTGAGATAAAGATGACAAAAACTTAATGTGGTTCCAAACTGATGAAGGTATTTAGCAAATCCTTGTGCACAGGGGAAGGGAACTGAAAGACAATTCATATGAattggagaaaggagaaaggtgaGGTTTCGCATGTCCTCCCCAGAATGCTTCTGGACAATGTCTCTTGTCCTGCCTGTTCACAGCAGAATATACCCTTCTAGCAGGAAGGATATGtaggttttaatatattttttaaagttttgataTAGTACTAGaaaagtgtgtatgtgtatacacacacacacacacacactccaataTAAAAGAGCcctttaaaacaatgaaaaataaaggGCATCCTCCAAAACTAAGTGAAATACAAACAAATATTCAGCACTTGTGACATCTATAATAAATTGCTacaatacagtttttaaaaagttgaaccTGACTCAGAATTGTATTTTATAAGTTTTATGTCAATAGATAGCCAATTTAAACTTTGAGAGTTAATCAAGCCAAACTGTAGCCTCTGACACAGAAATAATTTCCAGGAACACATAATGTTCTTTGGGTAGCAGTCCAAGTTTAATATAAAGTCAGTATATTTCATGAGTAggcaaattcaaatttttttgagtataattacaaaatcaatacattttaattttcttccaaGAACCTAGTTCACACTAATAagactgtttttaaaaaacccagcccATGTAATAAATTCACATTATATTTCCATTGTAAGATCAACAACCAGATTTCTTAAATATCTGTTGAGTACAATAAACCCAAAGAAGGCTTTTAATGTATTGGTCTTGTTTTAAATTCCTaaatactattttaataaatacatttaagatTTCTTAAAAGTTGAAATCAATAATTATTTGATATTACCAGAAGTTTTGCAAAGCCAGCATTTAAAGGACAAATTGTTGGTAGTAATAACTTCAGCAACATTTGTGTTACAATTGCAATTCAATTGATTTTACCTACGATCCTGGGCAATCCATTTCTGTCAGACTAGCTGTAATGCAAACCTTATGAAATAAATCAGTCCCAACAAAAATAGCTGTGTGTTCATTGATTACAGAGCTCACAGATTTCAGTTCAGATTCCAATTCAGTGGAATGTTTTGtgttaaagtgaccagattttaaaattggtaaatcgggacaccattgatgggggggggggagaagaaatcgAAGGGGTGCCCAACATGTACCCAGCGTGCCCAGGTCCTTCTTCTTGCCTGGCCTCATCTTCACGCTCTAGCcgcccgaagccttccagcccgAGCACTAGCAGGAGTCGCGGGTCAGGCTGGCCAAGCGGCCTTGTGCATGCAGCTCACCTCGCCGCCTgatggaggctgccctgctgctggtgctgctgcaCCTCTGCTCCGCGGCTGAAGATGCCATTGCCACCCACTCGCCGACTCTTCCCGCCCAGACGCTCGCCGCCCAGGAGCCTTCCAGACGGCCCGGGACGAGCCGGCCGCGGTGCAGCTgatggtgggcaggaaggcttcgggCGGCTCCTGGGCAGCGATGCCACTATCACCCATTCGTCAGCACTTCCCGCCTGGACGCCCGCCACCCAAAGCCTTCCAGCCTGCCTGGGGTGAGTCGGTTgtggtgcagccggtggtgggcagaaAGGCTTCGAGCGGCTCCTGGGCAGCGATGCCACCACCATCCACTTGCCGGCTCTTCCCATCCTGACGCCCGAAGCCTTCCAGTCCACCtggggcgagtcagctgcggtgcagccggtggtgggtaGGAAGGCTTCGGGTAGCTCCTGGGTGGCGATGCCACCGCCATCCACTTGCCGGCTCTTCCCACCCAGATGCCCGAAGCCTTCCAACCTgcccggggcgagtcagctgcagtgcagccagtggtgggtagGAAGGCTTCAGGTGGCTCCTGGGTGGCGggtgtccgggcgggaagagctggTGGGGGTGGCggtggagaccaaacccccactgtagggaggaggaaccaaccaggtggttccgccccaggcgacttatggagccgttaaggttccagacggagcttggggtcattcctgatactttcgcccacagtccggtagagactctggttgctgcctggcactcggcggcatcggagacccttgaccggattgcgccactacggcccctccgaggcggcggatcccggagacctccttggttcaccgaggaactccgggagatgaagcgccggaggagacgcctagagcacctatggaggtccgataagtccgaatcg
Encoded here:
- the LOC116504994 gene encoding olfactory receptor 1020-like; the encoded protein is MGNSTWVTEFILTGLTEDPHLQLILFVIFFTVYTITLMGNVGMIVLIRTSRQLHTPMYFFLTSLSFLDTCYSTTVTPNFLSNLLKQKKSISFASCFTQLYFYALFATTESYLLAVMAYDRYVAICNPLLYLITMSQRKCAQLISVAYIAGIINASIHTMAATRLSFCGPNIIKSFYCEGPPLFALSCSDISLNYLLVFILVGFNLIATSMTVLTSYAYILVTILKIHSAASRKKAFSTCTSHLMVITIFYGCLSFMYVRPSSRSNYNLDQMASVFYVVVTPMLNPLIYSMRNQEVRRAFRNILERKFHVQQF